Genomic segment of Polycladomyces abyssicola:
ATCGATTCTGATTTTGTCCGCGGCGACATTCCACCGTTCCGGCAACGTGGAAGTGGCCGGAATTGAGCAAGCATATCACCTGCTTACACCGCTGTTGGGCACTTCCATCGCCAGTGTGCTGTTCGGGGTGGCACTGCTGGCTTCGGGACAAAACTCCACACTGACCGGTACATTGGCCGGACAAATCGTCATGGAAGGATTTCTGAATATCCGTCTTGCCCCGTGGCTGCGCCGGCTGATCACGCGTCTGATCGCCATTGTACCTGCCGTCATCGTCACCGCGCTGTATGGGGAAAACGGGACGATGAAAATGTTGATTCTGAGTCAGGTAATCCTGTCCCTGCAACTTTCTTTCGCCGTATTTCCGCTGGTCCAGTTTACGAGCGACAAGAAGAAGATGGGTGAATTCGCCAACCCGACATGGTTGAAATTCGTTGCGTGGACGATCGCATTCGTTATCGCGGGGTTGAACGCATACCTGCTGTATACGACACTGTTGGCATAGCGGCCTGATGAGATGATCAAGCAGACAGGAACGTATCTCGGAAAACCATTGATCTCTCTTTGAACGTAGACAGAACGTATGGAGGAAGGTTCTTCTCTCATCCCGCGGTTCAGCTATATCATTTGAGCTGAACCGCGGGATTTTTTATGCAGAAAGACAGATGGACAAGAAGTGCATGAAAAATTCCAAAATAAGTGATAAAATGAGATTATCCCCATCTCGGAGGTGCCTTCATGCTCAAGAGCAAAATGGCGAAAGTGCTCGTTTCCACCATGGTCCTGCTGGGCTTGTTTGTTCCCTGGATACTGATGGCCACCGGATGCAGCAGCCACCAACCAAAAGTGAAACCCAAGGATGAAGCCCCAGTGATCGTACCCGACAAGCCGAATGGGAAGAAAGTGTTGTTTGACAACACACATGAACAAACAGCCGGATCGGCTGACTGGGTCATCGACGGGGGTTTTTCTGACTTCGCCCAAGCATTGGCGGATGAAGGCTATGAAGTGAAGGAATTGCGCAAAAAAGACCCGCTCACCTACGATGACTTGCGCCCATACGACGTATTCGTCATCGGAGAAGCCAATAATCCCTACAAACAATCGGAGCAGACCGCCCTGTGGCAATATGTCCAAAATGGCGGCAGCATCCTGTTCATCTCCGACCATTACAATGCCGACAGAAACAAAAACCGTTGGGATCCGTCCGAAGCGTTCAACGGTTACCGACGCGGCGCCTGGAACAGCCCGACAAAGGGGATGAGTCCAGAAGAAGCCAAATCTCCCCCGATGCAGAATGTCATCAGTACTGACTGGTTGGCCCAGCATTTCGGTGTCCGTTTCCGCTACAACGCGATCGGCGATGTGACGGCCAATCAGATCGTGCCGCCGGATCAATCATTCGGGATCACGAAAGACGTTCAGACCTTTGCGATGCATGCCGGATCAACCGTCGCCATTCTCGATCCGCAAAAAGCAAAGGGGATCGTTTATTTGCCCCGTACCAACGCCAAATGGCCACATGCTGTCGACCAAGGCGTCTATAACGGGGGTGGCATCCCCGAAGGTCCGATGGTGGCCGTAGCCAAAGCAGGGAAAGGAAAGGCCGCCTTTATCGGCGATTCGTCTCCCGTGGAAGACGATACGCCCAAATACCGCAACGAAGAGACAGGTGCACCCAAAAAAACGCATGACGGTTTCCACGAACAAGATGATGCCGTGTTGTTGGTCAATCTGGTGAATTGGTTGGCCAAAAAGGAAAACTACACCCGTCTTTCGGAAGTACCGGGATTGAAACTGGATCAACCGACCCGTTTGTATGAATGGGAACAACCGGCCAAGAGCACCGAACCGGAGAAAGAGCCATGGGAGCCGCCTGCAAATGGATACAAATGGTGGGATCCCTCCACCTTCAAACCGGGTTCCTACGGTGCAACTGATTCGGGTGAACCCTCTCCGCCCTCCGGGGATGTACGGTACATAGCAGAACATCCCAACCCCATTCCCGCCGGGAAAACGGTGACCATCCGCGTGATGGCTGACGGCTTGCAACCAGGCACTACCGCCAACGGATACCGACTCGGCCTCTATTTGGAAGGCGGGAAACAAGTAGCCAAGTTCCGTAATGCGGACGGTTCTTGGCCGAGTACTTACGGTTACAGCGCCCCGTTCCAACTGAAGTCGGACAGCAAAGGACATGCCGAAATCACCTTGACCGCACAAATCGACCCGGGGTCCAAGGGGACGGCGTACATCCGGTTAAAACAGGACCGAGATATCCGGTGGACGAATAAGCTGGAGATCCGTTGAGAAAACGATAAAAAGTGGACAAGCGGCCCGTATTGGGAAATCACATCCCTGCGGGCCGCTTGCCTACCATTGCGAATACCTCCCGCAGTCGCTCGGACGGGCGACTGCGATCACTTTCACCATATCCGATGATGAATGTTCCACTACAAATCACTTTTCTTTGGTGCCAGACAGGGTACAAACCGTTTCCACGTGAGCGGTCTGGGGAAACATATCGACCGGGACCAACAGTTTCAGTTCGTATCCCCCTTGCAGCAATTGTGCGCAATCTTTGGCCAGAGTGGACGGATTACAGGACACATACACCAACCGCGGCACGCGCACTTCCTTCAGCATGTCGATCAATGGCTGACCCAGACCGGTCCGCGGTGGGTCGACCACGACTACATCTGGCCGTAACCCCGCTTTCACCCAACGGGGCAACAAGTCTTCCGCCCTGCCGACATGATACTCGGCATGGTCGATCCCGTTCCGCTTCGCATTGCGCCGTGCATCCTCGACAGCCGACGAAATCGTGTCCATCCCGATGATGCGGGCGGCACGATCCGCCAACCACAAGCCGATGGTCCCTACCCCGCAATAGGCGTCGATGACAGTTTCTCTCCCCGTCAGCTCGGCGGCTTCCTTCACCAAGTCGTACAGTTTCACGGTCTGGATCGGGTTGAGCTGGAAAAATGCCGTCGCCGACAACGCGTACACTTTTTTATTCAGTTGCTCATCCACTGTTTCCTTGCCCCACAAGACGCGGGTTTTCTCACCAAACACAAGAGAGGTGCGCTTCGGGTTGACGTTGAGCACGATGCTTTTCACCTGAGGCAAGCGACGAACCAGACGTTCCACCAGCTCTCGCTCTCGCGGTAATTCGTCGGTCCGGCACACCAGCACCAATTGGGCTTCTTCCGTCTGAAATCCAAAGCGGGCCACCAAATGGCGCAACACACCCGTATGTTTATTTTCATCATAGATGGGGATGCCAAGCTCTTCGACCGTTTTGCGCGCTGTTTCCAGGATGCGGTTGGTCTCGGGATGCTGTACCCCGCACTCCCTCATATCCACCAACCGGTGGGAACGGGCAGAATACATGCCCATCACCACCTTTTTCCCCCGTAACTGCACCGGCAGTTGGGCCTTGTTGCGATATCGCCACGGTTCGTCCATCCCCACCGTCTCTTCGATCGGCAATTCCCGCAAGGAAGTGTAGCGGGCAAACGTTTCTTCCACCAATTCCTTTTTCAACTTCAACTGCATCGGATAATCAATATGCTGCAGTTGGCAACCACCGCAATCGGCATAAACCGGACACGGCGGTTGAATCCGGTGAGGAGATCGTTTCCGAATCCGAAGCAGACGGGCTTTGGCAAACCGTCGTTCCACTTGTTCCACACGGGCCACCACTACTTCGCCCGGGATGGCCCCGTCGACGAACACCACTTGTTTTTGATAAAATCCGACTCCCTCTCCGTTGATGCCCAAACGACGGATGGGGAGCTGGATGGTTTCCCCCTTTTTCAAGCGAATCATCGTTTCTGTCTTTTTCATCATTCATACCTTCCTACCCGAGTTCAAACGATATCCCTCTCATTGTACCCGAATTTCCCGGACACCAAAAACCGCCTTCCCGAAAACGCAGGAAGGCGGTCAGTAAGTTGATATCATATTTCACAAACCCGCTTCCGAAATCGTGCCCTGATGCGAAGCATTATCCCCTCACATCAGCTGACGGAACCCGCACTCACCACTTCTTTTTCTTCTTGCGCAACAGAAGCCGCCAACACCGGGCGTGTGATGATCCGTTTGATAGACACTTCCCATTCTACCGGCAGTACCGAAACCAGCCGCGGCTCCCAGTTGCGAACGAGGAAAGCGGCATGGCTACGGCCATGATCCGGATAGATGAGCGCATCCAGCACTTGAATGCCTGTATCGAGGAGATCCGCTTTCCACTTGTCCGCCACGTCGGCAGCCAACACTTCCTCCGTCTCGATCAGGAGGAACTGAATACCGCTTTCTTCACCCGCCGGCAAAATCATCGGACGACGCAGGGAGGCGGCGCGCAAAGCAGGCAGACGATACACATTACACAAGTCTTCCACCACCGCACTGCCGGTGGGTTGTTCGCCCGCACCCTGACCCACCAACGTCACATCCTGCACGACATCCCCTTCCACATGGATGGCGTTGTATACACCGCGAACGCCGGAAAGCGGATGGGAAAGCGGCACCAGGGTGGGCGCTACTTGCAATGCTACCGGTC
This window contains:
- a CDS encoding DNA-binding protein, whose amino-acid sequence is MLKSKMAKVLVSTMVLLGLFVPWILMATGCSSHQPKVKPKDEAPVIVPDKPNGKKVLFDNTHEQTAGSADWVIDGGFSDFAQALADEGYEVKELRKKDPLTYDDLRPYDVFVIGEANNPYKQSEQTALWQYVQNGGSILFISDHYNADRNKNRWDPSEAFNGYRRGAWNSPTKGMSPEEAKSPPMQNVISTDWLAQHFGVRFRYNAIGDVTANQIVPPDQSFGITKDVQTFAMHAGSTVAILDPQKAKGIVYLPRTNAKWPHAVDQGVYNGGGIPEGPMVAVAKAGKGKAAFIGDSSPVEDDTPKYRNEETGAPKKTHDGFHEQDDAVLLVNLVNWLAKKENYTRLSEVPGLKLDQPTRLYEWEQPAKSTEPEKEPWEPPANGYKWWDPSTFKPGSYGATDSGEPSPPSGDVRYIAEHPNPIPAGKTVTIRVMADGLQPGTTANGYRLGLYLEGGKQVAKFRNADGSWPSTYGYSAPFQLKSDSKGHAEITLTAQIDPGSKGTAYIRLKQDRDIRWTNKLEIR
- the rlmD gene encoding 23S rRNA (uracil(1939)-C(5))-methyltransferase RlmD, with amino-acid sequence MMKKTETMIRLKKGETIQLPIRRLGINGEGVGFYQKQVVFVDGAIPGEVVVARVEQVERRFAKARLLRIRKRSPHRIQPPCPVYADCGGCQLQHIDYPMQLKLKKELVEETFARYTSLRELPIEETVGMDEPWRYRNKAQLPVQLRGKKVVMGMYSARSHRLVDMRECGVQHPETNRILETARKTVEELGIPIYDENKHTGVLRHLVARFGFQTEEAQLVLVCRTDELPRERELVERLVRRLPQVKSIVLNVNPKRTSLVFGEKTRVLWGKETVDEQLNKKVYALSATAFFQLNPIQTVKLYDLVKEAAELTGRETVIDAYCGVGTIGLWLADRAARIIGMDTISSAVEDARRNAKRNGIDHAEYHVGRAEDLLPRWVKAGLRPDVVVVDPPRTGLGQPLIDMLKEVRVPRLVYVSCNPSTLAKDCAQLLQGGYELKLLVPVDMFPQTAHVETVCTLSGTKEK